The Aminivibrio sp. sequence GCCACGTGAATGTGCAGGCTGCCTTCCTCGATGGCCCGGGCCCGACCTCCGTGGCTCCGGATCATCACAGGCACTTCGAACATGCCGCCGGAGACGGCCCGGCCCACCTCGCCCCGGACGCCCGAGGTGTTCAGCCGTGTGACCACGCCCTTCCGGACCATCTCGGCCACGCAGTCGTGGCAGTCGCCCAGGGAGCTTGGCGCGAGGGTGATGTTCCGGATGCCCATCTTTTCAAGAAGAAACAGAACCTGGCAGACCAGGGAGTCTCCGTTCCTCATGTGATGATGGAAGGAGATGGTCATGCCGCTCGCCAGGCCCGAGCGGCGGACGGCTTCTTCGAGGCTTTCGGCGACCTTGTCCGTGGACGGGGCGGGCACCTTCCTGGGGAAGAGACGGGGCGTCCATGTATAGTCCCCGCCGAGCCTGGCATAGGGGCCCGCAAAGGGGGTGAATTCCCCGAGGCCGGGAACGAGGACAGGCACCTCCCTGCCGATGGTGTTCTTCACGGTTTCAATTTTCATTCGGTCTCCACCTCCATTCCCGCGAGTCGGGCAAGTTCCAGGGTTCTTCGCGCCTGGGCCACCACGGGGGCGTCCACCATGCGACCGTCCACGGCCACCACTCCCAGTCCCCGTTCCTCCGCCTCCCGGGCTCCCCTGACGATCCGCTCCGCCTTCCGCACGTCCTTTTCTTCGGGGCGGAAGGCCTCGTGGATGACGGCGATCTGGGACGGATGGACGGCCGCCTTGCCGGAAAACCCGAGGGCGACGCTCATGGCTGCCTGTTCGCGGAGTCCCTCTAGGTCGTCGATGTCGGTGTAGACCGTGTCGAAAGCGAGAAGGCCGGCAGCCTTCGCCGCCAGGACCACGGCGCTCCGGGCATAGAGCATCTCCAGGCCTTCCTTGGTTATTTTGATGCCGAGGTCGGCAGCCAGGTCCTGGCCTCCGATGGTGAGTCCCAGGATGCGGGGAGACGACGACGCTATGGCGGATGCGTTCACGATGGCCCGGGCGGTCTCGAGCATGGCGTGGATTCTTACGAATCCTCGTTCCATGCCGTTCTCTTCTTCAAGGCGGGTGATGATGTCGTCCGCGGCCCGGATGTCGTCGGGGGAGTCGATCTTGGGTATGCGGACGGCATCCGGCCTCGCCGGGATGATTTCCTCGAGGTCCCGTTCAAAGAAGGGCGTGTCCCGGCCGTTGATCCGCACCACCCGTTCCACGGAGCCGAAATCCAGGGTTTTCAGGGCATGTTTCACCAGTTTCCGGGCGGCGTCCTTTTCGGTGACGGAGATGGAGTCCTCCAGGTCAAGGAGGACTCCGTCCGATCCGTAGATGGCGCAGTTCTGGATCATTCCGGGGTTGTTCCCCGGGATGTAGAGCAGCGACCGCCGGGGCCGGCCGTCAATTCGGTTCATGATGAATACTTCCTCCTCTTCAGGAGCGAATAGACCAGGGAGACGGCGGCGAGGACGATGAGGGTCACGGAGATGGGCTTCCGGAAGAAGATGGCCAGCGACCCGTCGGAGAGGGACATGGAGTTCCTGAAGGACTGCTCCGTGGTGCCTCCCAAAATGAGGGCGAGCACCAGGGGCGGCAGGGGAATCTCCAGCTTGGAGAAAATGTACCCTCCGAGGGCAAAGCCCATGACGAGGATGAAGTCGAAGGCGCTGTAGTTCAGAAAGTAGGTTCCCATGAAGCCCATGCCGAGAATCAGGGGCAGCATGATCCTCTGGGGGATTTTGAGGAGCTGCACCAGGGGGATGGCCAGGGGCAGGTTGATGATGACGAGCATGATGTTCCCCACGAGGATGGACGCGATGACGCCCCAGGCGATCTCGGGATACTGGGAGAAAAGGATGGGCCCGGGTCTGACGCCGAGCATCATGAGGGCGCCGAGCATGACCGCCGTGGTACCCGATCCCGGAATGCCGAGCGTGAGCAGGGGGACCATGGCGCCGGCGGCGCAGGAGTTGTTCGCCGCCTCGGGGGCGGCGAGACCCTCGATGGCTCCCTTGCCGAACTTTTCAGGGGTCTTGCTCAGGTTCTTCTCCATGGCGTAGGACATGAAGGTGGCGATGCTCGCCCCCATTCCCGGGAGAACGCCCACGAAGAATCCAAGGGGAGAGCTGCGGAGCATGGGCATAATGCATTTTTTGAACTGGGCCCAGCTCACCCAGACCTTGCCTATGCTGCGGGAGTCGAGGGTGTATCTGGTGTCGAGGTTTTTATAGTTCTTGAAGACCTCGCAAATGGCGTACACCCCGATCATGACCACGAGGAAGTCGATGCCGTCCTGTAGTTCCTCCACGCCGAAGGTGAAGCGGATGATGCCCGTGAGGGGGTCGATGCCGATGGTGGAAAGCATGAAGCCGATGCACATGGCGATGATGCCCTTGAGCAGGCTTCCCTCGGCAAGGGTGATGGTGGCCACGAGGGCGAAGAGCATGAGGGAGAACATTTCGGCGGGGCCGAACTTCAGTGCGGCGGCGGCGATGGGACCCGTCAGGAAGACGAGGAAGACCATGCCGACGGTACCCCCTATGAAGGACGCGATGGCGGAGATGGCCAGGGCCGCTCCGGCTTCGCCGTTTTTCGTCATGGGATAGCCGTCGAAGCACGACACGATGGCCGACGCGTCACCGGGGGTGTTGATCATGATGGAAGCCCTGGAGCCGCCGAACATGGCACCGTAGTAGACGGCGCACATGGTGATGAGGGCCGTGGACGGGTTCATCCCGTAGGTGATGGGGATGAGGATGGCCACCCCCGTGGCGGGCCCGAGGCCGGGCAGCATGCCCATGATGGTGCCCAGCAGGCCGCCGATGAAGACCCACATAATGTTGGTGGCCGTTATGGCCGTGGCGAACCCTATGGCGAGATTATCGAAAATGACGTCCATGATGTTCTTCCTCCTAGAAGGGAAGCATGTTCTCTATGATCCCCCGGGGCAGGCTCAGCTGGAGGGCTATGGCGAAGGCTCCGTAGGTGACCGTTGGAAACAGGACGGAGATGAGGACGTTCTGGACGAACCGCCCCCGGTTGATCATCATGGTCGCGAAGAACATGAAGGCCGTTGTGGCAAGCAGGTAGCCCCAGGTATCGAGGACCATCCCGTAGACAACGCCGAGGACCATGGTGACGAGAATTTTGAGCCAGACGGCCCGGTCCGATATGAAATTCCAGGCCACGGGCTCAGATTTTCCAGACATCCTGTCGGTGATGCAGAGCAGGATGCCGGCGATCACGGCCACAGCTCCGACGATCAAGGGGAAGAGTTTCGGCCCCGTGTTGTCTCCAGCCTGGACCTCGGGAAACTGCATGGCGGTGTAGAAATATATGGCTCCCAGGATGATGGAAATCAAGCCGCTGGTAAAATTTTTGCTCATTGAGCTCCCTCCGTCTCCAGAAATCTCACAAAAGAAAAGGGGCGGAAGAGGCCGGAGAAACGCCCCTTCCGCCGGGATTGTCCGGTTCGGCTACTTCTTCAGGCCGACCTGCGTGAGGAGTTCGTCGAATTCCTTGGTGCGCTTCTCGAGGAATGCCTTGTGCTCCGCGGAATTCTGGTAGAAATTGTCCCAGCCGAGGTTCTTGAGGAGGGTTTTCCACGTCTCGGTCTCCACCATCTTCGAGAATACGTCGTCCCAGTATTTCACCTGGTCCTCGGTAAGGCCGGGGGCGCCGATGATGCCCCTCCAGTGGGGGAATACCACGTCCACTCCCTGCTCCTTGAAGCTCGGAACACCGGGAAGGATGTCGGCGAGGGTTTTCTCGGAGCTGACGCCGATGACCCTCATTTTGCCCGCCTTGTGCTGCTCGAGAACCTCGGCGAGGCCGATGACCGTCGCCTTCACGTGGCCGCCGAGAAGGGCGGGCACAATTTCTCCGCCGGCGCCGGGATAGACTATGAACTTGATGCTTGCGGGATCGACTCCGTTGGCCTTGGCGAGTTCAAGGAAGACAAGGTGGTCATTGTTGCCGAGGGTGGGTCCCACGCCCACGGGAACTGAGGAGGGGTCGGCCTTGATGGCCTCGAAGAGGTCCTTCACGGTCTTCCAGGGAGAATCCTGTTCCACGGCCACGGAGATCCATTCGGTCTGCAGGGCGGCGATAGGGGTGAAGTCATGGTAGGTCAGTTCGCTCTTGCCGAGGAGGTTGTTGAGCATGATGAGGGTGGAGGTGGCGGCGAGGTACTCGCCCTGCCCCTTCTTGCCCTTCAGGTAGTTCCATCCCGTGGCGCCGCCTCCGCCGGGCTTGTTGACAACGATGACGTTTTTCTCGACCAGGTTCTCGTCGGTCAGGGCCTTCTGCACGGTGCGGCAGAGCATGTCCCATCCCCCGCCGGGGTTGGCCGGGGCGATGAGTTCGATGGTCCGGGAGGGCTTCCACTCCGCCGAAGCCGCCCCTGCGGTCGCGAACAGCGCGATGAGCATAAGAACTGCGAACAACTTTTTCATTCCTCTGTTTCCCCCTTTAAAATATGATGATGCGTCTCCGCGCACCGCGGTGCGCGGGAAAAGCCCTAAAAGAAGGTGAAACCTTCAAGTTCCTTTCCGTATCCCGACTTGTCCCTCCAGATAGTGAAGGATTCGTTCAGGTGATCCGTCCAGACGGCACAGGCCCGGTCAGGGTCGCCGTCCCGGAGGGCACAGTAGATGTCCTTCCGGCGGGAAAGGCTTTTGTGGATTCTGTTGGGCAGGATGATTCTCATGACCCGGTAGCGGTCAAAAATCTCCCGCTGGGCCCAGATGAGGGCCGAGAGACTGGTGGATTTGCACGCCTCGAAGAGGGTATGGTTGAAGTTTTTTACAATGGGGAAAAACCGCTCAAGAAGTTCGTCTCCGGTGAACTGGGTGAAGACGATGTCCGCCTCGGCCAGCAGTTCCTCAAGGCGGTGGAGTTCCTCGGGTGTGATCCGGAGGGCGGCGTAGCGGACGGCCAGTGTTTCCAGTGCCTTCCGGATGGCCATGGCATGGGCAAGTTCGTAAGGGGAGACGCCGCAGACCCTGTTCCCTTTCATGGGGACCCGCTCGATATAGCCGTCGGCCTCGAGCTTCTGTACGGCCTCCCGGACCGGGGTGCGGCTGACGCCGAACTCCTCCGCGATCTCACCGTCGGTGAAGGTGGATTCGGCCTTGAGATCACCGAGGACGATGGCCTTGCGGAGGTGTTCGTAAATGACGTCCCTCATAGGCTTGGTACGGAGATCGGGAACGTTTTTCAGCAGGGGCATTGTCGTTCCTCCGGAAAAAAGATTTTTGTCTTTTCCGATAAAATTTGGATCCTAGATCCAGTATCCATATCGTATAATATCCCCGGAAAGGAAAAGTGTAAAGTGGTATGATTCCCGTTTTTTGGTATATTTTTCAGGACACGCGGCAAGCCGGTTCTGGGGCAAATGCGTGCCGGGCCGCCTGCTGAGGCTGTCCGGAAAGGGGGTGAAGGCCCTGTTCGGGCTGGAGGAACGAATGCTTGAAACGAAGAGGGACCTGGAGGAACGGGCCGCCCTGCTCGCCTCCCGGGATCTTGCGGTGCCGGAAGGCGAGGACCTTGTCCTCGGCCTTTTCCAGGGCGACCGGCTGGTCGCCGCGGGGGCGCTGGTGGGGAACATTCTCCAGGGCATCGCCGTCGCCAGGGAAATGGAGGGCGAGGGGGCCGCTGCGGCGGTGACATCGGCCCTGCTCAAAAAGGCCGTGGAGCGGGGAATGAGGAAGGTTTTCCTCTACTCCAAGCCCCAGGAGGCCCGGATATTCCAGGAGCTTGGGTTTTCTCTCCTCGCCACGGCGGCGGTGGAAGAATCCGGCCTGGGGGCGGCCCTGCTGGAATGGGGAGCCGAGGGGATAGAAGGCTGGAAGGCCAGGACGGCGAAGATTGCCGAAGGGAAGCCTGCCCGGGCCGGGGCCGCGGTGGTGAACTGCAATCCTTTCACCCTTGGGCACCGGAGACTTCTCGAGTACGCCGCAGGGGTGAGCCCCTGGCTGTACGTCCTGGTGGTCCAGGAAGACCGGTCTCTCTTTCCCTTCGACGTCAGGCTGCGCCTTGTCCGTGAGGGGACGGCGGACCTGGAGAACGTGACGGTGCTGCCCGGAGGCCCCTACGTCATCTCCTCGGCCACCTTTCCGGCCTATTTCACCAGGGTTCCCGCCGGCGGCGATCCCCGGAAAATCACCGAGCTCTATGCCGCTCTCGACCTGGAGATGTTCCGGCGGCACGTGGCCCCCACCCTCGGCATAGCCATACGCTACGTGGGAACGGAACCCTACTGCCCGGTGACGTCCGTCTACAATGACCGGATGAAACGGATTCTCCCGGTCGGGGGGGAAGATTGCCCTCCCGTGGAAGTCCGGGAGATTCCCCGGTTCGAAAGGGACGGCCGGCCGGTGAGCGCGTCCCTGGTCAGGGAGCTTATCCGGGAGGGGCGGCTCGGCGAGGCGACGGCCCTTGTCCCGAAGACGACGGCGGAATGGCTGAAATCAGAAGAGGCCGCTCCCGTTCTTGAGAAGATACGGACGAGCGGTTCACGGCACTAGACAGAACACGGGCCCATGGCCCCGAAGGGAGAATGAATCATGAAGGCAGTGAAGGACGCGGCAGCCGGGTCTCTCGAATCAAGCGACGTGCTGGTGACGGTGATTCCTGCGGGGGGGGAGGAAAACACCCTCTCTGTGGAGAGCATCGTGTTCAGGCAGTTCGGCGGGCGGATCCGCTCGGTGGCGGAGGAAGTTATCGCCTCCTCGGGCCTTGAGGGGGCTGCCGTGAGAATTCAGGACAGGGGAGCCCTGGAGTGCACTCTCCGGGCCCGGCTCGAGACGGCCATCGAGAGGGCTGCCGGAAAGGCATGAACAGCTCCGTCCTCGATGCCCGGGAGGGTCGCTGGAACAGGAGGAGGGCCCTTGCGGCGACCCTCCCGGCGGGATGGTCTGTCCTTTCCTTCACCCTCAGGATGCCTGCCGCCCTGCGGTTGGGGGGCGAATTCGACCGGGACGCGGAGGGGCTTTTCAGGGACCTGGTGTTTCATCTCGGCAGCCGGGGATTTTCCGTGGAATCGACGGCTTTTGCAGTTCGGGCCGACGGACCCGAGGGCCTCTGCTCGGTCCGGGGCGGCGCGGCGGCGGTAAAGAGGGCCGCGGTGGTCTTCGAGGAGGAGCACCCGAGGGGCTGCCTGGCCGACGGTGACGTCATGGATTCTCTCTCCGGGGAGGTCGGGCGGGAGAGCCTGGCCCTGCCCCCGAGACGGTGCCTCGTCTGCGGGCGCAGGGCCGCGGAATGCGTTGCGGGCAGGACCCACAATACTGAGGAAATCCGCGCCTCGGTGGAGCGTATTCTCTCCTTTCCCGGCGGCGTCCCGGGAGAAGAGCCCGTTTCGTTCACAGCGGAGACGGCACGGAAGGCAGTCCTGTTCGAAACGGCCGCCTCTCCCAAGCCGGGGCTCGTGGACCCCCTGTCCAGGGGAGCCCACGGGGACATGGATTACTTTACCTTTCTCGCGTCCGCGGCGGCCCTTGCCTCCGAATGGGAGCGGTTCGCCCGCCTGGGCGCCCGTTTCCGCGGGGATGACCCCGCGGGACTTCTCTCCTCCCTGCGGGAGGAAGGCCTTCGGGCGGAGCGGAAGATGTTTTCCGCCACAGGGGGCATCAATACCCACAAGGGGCTGATTTTTTCCCTGGGGGTTCTCTGTGCGTCGGCGGGCATGCTCGCCTCGGAAGGAATCCCCCTTTCGCCGGAGGCATGCGCTTCCCGGGGAGCTGCCATCGTCCGGGGCATCACGGAGCGGGATTTCGCCTTCCTGAAGGGAACGCCGGGCGGGCGCCCTCTTACGGCGGGGGAGCGGCTCTTCCTGAGCGATGGGGTAACGGGCATCCGGGGCGAGGCGGAAAGAGGCTTCCCCTCGGTGACCGGAACGGCCCTTCCCGCTCTCCGCTCATCCCTGTCGAAGGGGCTTTCCCTGAACGATGCCATGGTGGACGGGTTGCTTGCCCTCATGACCGTGGTGGAAGACACGAACATCCTCTCAAGGGGCGGCCGGGAAGGGGAGCGGACCGTGCGGAAAGAAGCTGAAAAGGCGGTGAAACTCGGCGGCATGTCGTCGAAAGAAGGGAAAGAAGCCGTCCAGAAAATGAACGGCCTCTTCACGCGGCGCAATCTCAGTCCCGGCGGAAGCGCGGATCTTTTGGCCGTGACGGTGTTTCTTCACCTGCTTATTCCAGCCAGCGGATGATTTCCTCCAGGAAGGTGTGGTGGAGCATCCTGGTGACCGGGCCGGGTTTCCCTGAGCCCACCACTTGGTCGCCGATCTGCACCACGGGTACCACTTCCTTCACCGATCCGGTGATGAAGGCCTCGTTTGCTTCCGGAAGCTCGGAGAGCAGGGGGCACCGCTCCTCGACCTTCATGCCCTTTTCCCGGGCCAGCTGCAGGATGATGTCCCTGGTGGTTCCCTTGAGCACCCTCGACAGGGGGGCCGTGATCAGCGTTCCGCTCTTGTAGAGGAAGAAGGTGCTGTGGGCCGCCTCGGTGATCTCTCCCTCGGGGCAGTAGAGAATTTCGTAGACGTCGTGGCGCTTGCCGTACCCCGTGTAGGCGAACATGTAATCGACGCTCTTGACCCCGGGAATGTGTCTCCCCCCATCCACGGGCAGCAGAAGCACTCCCTTGTCGTACACTTCCGGCGAGGGTTTCCGGACCTTTTCAAAAAGGACGAAGAGCCGCGACGCCGGAAAGCCTCCCTCGTGGAAGATGTCTCCGCCTGTGATATAGGGCCGGACCAGGCAGTCCTCCTTCATTCGGGAAATGCCCTCGCGGATGATGTCCTTGATGTCGTCCGCCGGAAGGGGGAGGGCGATGGAGGCGCTTTCCGCAGACCGGACGAGCCGATCCAGATGGGGGGTCAGCATCAGGGGGCGCCGGTGGAAGGTGCAGATGGATTCAAAGACCCCCACCCCCCTGAGGATAATGTAGTCGGAAACGGGAAGGGACGCCTTCTCAAGCGGCTGGAAGGTCCCGTTGATATAGCAGAGAGACATGAACGATCACCTCGAAAAAATCGGTCTTGGAACCTTTGCAGTATAAGGGTATTATAGAAAATATGCACGGGCTTTTTCCCGGGGCGGAGAAAGGGGGGGGGCGATGAAGAGGACGGTGTGTACCTACCTGGCAATCACGGTTCTGGCGTTCTTTCTCCTTGTGCTTCCCCGGTGCGCCTCCGGGAGCGGGATGTCCTATTCCGCCCTTCTTCTGAATTCCTACCACAGCGGCTTTCCCTGGACCGACGGCATAACGGAGGGCATCCGTTCGACGTTTGCCGCCCGCGGCCTGAGGGTCAACCTGGACGTGGAATACATGGACACGAAGCGCACAATGTCGGTCCGGACGACGGTGGCCTTCGGGGAGTATTTCCGGACCAAGTACGCCGGGAAACGCCCCGACATTCTTCTCTGCTCCGACGACGATGCTCTCGTCTTTTTGCTCCGCCACGGCAGGGAGCTCTTTCCCGGCGTCCCCATCGTATTCTGCGGCCTGAACACCCCGGGTTTTATCGATTCCGGGGGCGATGCCCAGGTTACGGGCGTCTTCGAGGAGATGGACATCCCCGGAACGGTGGAGCTGATCCTCCGGCTCTTTCCGCAGACCAGGAACCTCGCCCTGGTAAGCGACCTTTCCATCTCCGGCATGGGGGCCGTCAGCCTGGCCCGGAAAGCCATGGCTCCCTTTCTCGACCGCCTGAAGGTCGTGGACCTCTTCGGCCTTTCCGGCGAGGAACTCCGGGATGAACTCTCCATGCTTCCTCCGGACACGGCGGTGTTGCTGCTGGTGTATTTCCAGGATGACGCCGGTGAATACTATTCACCGGCCAGAAGTGTCGCCATCGTGAAAAGCGCCGGTCCCTTCCCGGTCTTCGGCCTCTGGTCCATGATGGTGGAGGGGGGAGCCCTGGGCGGAAGCGTCCTTGTCGCTGAACACCACGGCGCCCTGGCCGCGGAAATGGCTGTCCGCATCCTGCAGGGAACGTCCCCTTCGGAGATTCCTCCCGTGACGGACCGG is a genomic window containing:
- a CDS encoding aldolase/citrate lyase family protein, whose amino-acid sequence is MNRIDGRPRRSLLYIPGNNPGMIQNCAIYGSDGVLLDLEDSISVTEKDAARKLVKHALKTLDFGSVERVVRINGRDTPFFERDLEEIIPARPDAVRIPKIDSPDDIRAADDIITRLEEENGMERGFVRIHAMLETARAIVNASAIASSSPRILGLTIGGQDLAADLGIKITKEGLEMLYARSAVVLAAKAAGLLAFDTVYTDIDDLEGLREQAAMSVALGFSGKAAVHPSQIAVIHEAFRPEEKDVRKAERIVRGAREAEERGLGVVAVDGRMVDAPVVAQARRTLELARLAGMEVETE
- a CDS encoding tripartite tricarboxylate transporter permease gives rise to the protein MDVIFDNLAIGFATAITATNIMWVFIGGLLGTIMGMLPGLGPATGVAILIPITYGMNPSTALITMCAVYYGAMFGGSRASIMINTPGDASAIVSCFDGYPMTKNGEAGAALAISAIASFIGGTVGMVFLVFLTGPIAAAALKFGPAEMFSLMLFALVATITLAEGSLLKGIIAMCIGFMLSTIGIDPLTGIIRFTFGVEELQDGIDFLVVMIGVYAICEVFKNYKNLDTRYTLDSRSIGKVWVSWAQFKKCIMPMLRSSPLGFFVGVLPGMGASIATFMSYAMEKNLSKTPEKFGKGAIEGLAAPEAANNSCAAGAMVPLLTLGIPGSGTTAVMLGALMMLGVRPGPILFSQYPEIAWGVIASILVGNIMLVIINLPLAIPLVQLLKIPQRIMLPLILGMGFMGTYFLNYSAFDFILVMGFALGGYIFSKLEIPLPPLVLALILGGTTEQSFRNSMSLSDGSLAIFFRKPISVTLIVLAAVSLVYSLLKRRKYSS
- a CDS encoding tripartite tricarboxylate transporter TctB family protein encodes the protein MSKNFTSGLISIILGAIYFYTAMQFPEVQAGDNTGPKLFPLIVGAVAVIAGILLCITDRMSGKSEPVAWNFISDRAVWLKILVTMVLGVVYGMVLDTWGYLLATTAFMFFATMMINRGRFVQNVLISVLFPTVTYGAFAIALQLSLPRGIIENMLPF
- a CDS encoding tripartite tricarboxylate transporter substrate binding protein, with the translated sequence MKKLFAVLMLIALFATAGAASAEWKPSRTIELIAPANPGGGWDMLCRTVQKALTDENLVEKNVIVVNKPGGGGATGWNYLKGKKGQGEYLAATSTLIMLNNLLGKSELTYHDFTPIAALQTEWISVAVEQDSPWKTVKDLFEAIKADPSSVPVGVGPTLGNNDHLVFLELAKANGVDPASIKFIVYPGAGGEIVPALLGGHVKATVIGLAEVLEQHKAGKMRVIGVSSEKTLADILPGVPSFKEQGVDVVFPHWRGIIGAPGLTEDQVKYWDDVFSKMVETETWKTLLKNLGWDNFYQNSAEHKAFLEKRTKEFDELLTQVGLKK
- a CDS encoding GntR family transcriptional regulator; translation: MPLLKNVPDLRTKPMRDVIYEHLRKAIVLGDLKAESTFTDGEIAEEFGVSRTPVREAVQKLEADGYIERVPMKGNRVCGVSPYELAHAMAIRKALETLAVRYAALRITPEELHRLEELLAEADIVFTQFTGDELLERFFPIVKNFNHTLFEACKSTSLSALIWAQREIFDRYRVMRIILPNRIHKSLSRRKDIYCALRDGDPDRACAVWTDHLNESFTIWRDKSGYGKELEGFTFF
- a CDS encoding [citrate (pro-3S)-lyase] ligase, whose product is MLETKRDLEERAALLASRDLAVPEGEDLVLGLFQGDRLVAAGALVGNILQGIAVAREMEGEGAAAAVTSALLKKAVERGMRKVFLYSKPQEARIFQELGFSLLATAAVEESGLGAALLEWGAEGIEGWKARTAKIAEGKPARAGAAVVNCNPFTLGHRRLLEYAAGVSPWLYVLVVQEDRSLFPFDVRLRLVREGTADLENVTVLPGGPYVISSATFPAYFTRVPAGGDPRKITELYAALDLEMFRRHVAPTLGIAIRYVGTEPYCPVTSVYNDRMKRILPVGGEDCPPVEVREIPRFERDGRPVSASLVRELIREGRLGEATALVPKTTAEWLKSEEAAPVLEKIRTSGSRH
- the citD gene encoding citrate lyase acyl carrier protein — encoded protein: MKAVKDAAAGSLESSDVLVTVIPAGGEENTLSVESIVFRQFGGRIRSVAEEVIASSGLEGAAVRIQDRGALECTLRARLETAIERAAGKA
- the citG gene encoding triphosphoribosyl-dephospho-CoA synthase CitG → MNSSVLDAREGRWNRRRALAATLPAGWSVLSFTLRMPAALRLGGEFDRDAEGLFRDLVFHLGSRGFSVESTAFAVRADGPEGLCSVRGGAAAVKRAAVVFEEEHPRGCLADGDVMDSLSGEVGRESLALPPRRCLVCGRRAAECVAGRTHNTEEIRASVERILSFPGGVPGEEPVSFTAETARKAVLFETAASPKPGLVDPLSRGAHGDMDYFTFLASAAALASEWERFARLGARFRGDDPAGLLSSLREEGLRAERKMFSATGGINTHKGLIFSLGVLCASAGMLASEGIPLSPEACASRGAAIVRGITERDFAFLKGTPGGRPLTAGERLFLSDGVTGIRGEAERGFPSVTGTALPALRSSLSKGLSLNDAMVDGLLALMTVVEDTNILSRGGREGERTVRKEAEKAVKLGGMSSKEGKEAVQKMNGLFTRRNLSPGGSADLLAVTVFLHLLIPASG
- a CDS encoding aminotransferase class IV — encoded protein: MSLCYINGTFQPLEKASLPVSDYIILRGVGVFESICTFHRRPLMLTPHLDRLVRSAESASIALPLPADDIKDIIREGISRMKEDCLVRPYITGGDIFHEGGFPASRLFVLFEKVRKPSPEVYDKGVLLLPVDGGRHIPGVKSVDYMFAYTGYGKRHDVYEILYCPEGEITEAAHSTFFLYKSGTLITAPLSRVLKGTTRDIILQLAREKGMKVEERCPLLSELPEANEAFITGSVKEVVPVVQIGDQVVGSGKPGPVTRMLHHTFLEEIIRWLE